The Silene latifolia isolate original U9 population chromosome X, ASM4854445v1, whole genome shotgun sequence genome contains the following window.
TACACAATGACGGTGACATGTTCGTTAAGCTTTACTTGTACAATTTCAACTACGGTGAGGAAAGACAAGATGATAAGCAAGCTGAATTCCGATTATTGGATACGGACAGCTTATGCCAAGGCGGCATAGGAAAGGTTATTTGTGGCTTACTTCATTGGGTTATCCAATACAACGATTTTGTAGATCCGATTGTGAAAACGGGTATTGTTTACTTTGATTTGAAAGAAGAGAAATTTAAAAAAATAGCAAGGCCGGATTGGAGTGACGATAAAACAATGCTCGGTTTAGCGACATTAGATGGAGAAAATCAACTTGGTTGTGTTCTACACGATATCGCTTGTGCAAATTTAGAGGTTTGGGTGATGAAAGAATATGGAAATTCCGACTCATGGAATAACGTGTTCACGTTTCCGTACATGAATATGGTTGACGATTGTAGATCGATAAATTATATGAATATCCTTGGAGTTATGCCGAGTGGGGAGTTAATTGTTAATTTGAATGATAAAGAGTTTTGGGTTTATGATATCCACAGAGGAAATCGTAGGGAAATGAAATCGCGATACATAAATTTTGATTTCGCAATTGTATGTGAGCCTACGATAATTTCACCACCTGAACCTTTTGTCGAAATTGGTTATGAGAGAGTATACGACTACGACTACTACTACGACGACTACCACTACGAATACGAATACGACTATGACTACTACTACTACGACTACACTTACTACTATGGTCTGTATGTAAATGAGATCGATTATGAAGATTATGTGAACGACCTTTATGGTAAGTGGAGTCGATTAAGGTCAAGGATGGGAAGAAAACACTGCATTACTTGTATTTAAATAATAATGCCTGATGTATTtttggtcatttgttgtcatttttctTGAAATAAACTCCGTATGTTTTTCGTTCTACAATATTCGATCCTGAATTCTGAATTCTGATAATAACAAATTTCAACAAATGTAGGAGGCGACTGAAAACACCTAGCCTGAATTAttggtttgtttgattgtttcgcAATCAAACAAACACGAATGAATTAAACTATTTGATTGTTAAAATTAAATTCAATACTATAGTACGGTCTTATATTACTTCTCAATCTTACGATAATACGATCTGTATATTACCGATTCTTATAAAATGTATGGTTCTCAATTTGTGGTCACCTTAACCGTGAAGGAAGACGAGCGATTGGCTTTAAGCTTTTTTTTATTGAACTTGTTATATGACggtcttatataaatattacttGAAAATATAATTGATCGAAGTTTTTATTTGTGCTCGTTTCTTATTGAATCCGTCCCATGCTCTTATTGATGTGTTCTTATAGAAGAGTTGCTAAAATGCAAGGAAAAAATGTCTTCCACAAGATCTTCATTTATTATGGATGATCTCTAATTATCCTTGGTCCCAAGGATATCAATTTtatataaattgttttggtattttttaccgaattacTGATTGTtttagggttaaagtggtcttaCTCGTTAATCGTACAGTTTTAGGTTATGTATATGATTGATTGTGCGTTTGTATGATGATTATAGTGCAAAtaatgtaaatgtaaagaattgaCACAAGAGGTTTGGTGATATCAAATttgcgcggaagcggtttaaAGAATAACGAACAACCATGAAATAAGGAATAGTTGCTTCGAAATCTGTCTAGAAATCGAAACAATGGTATATTTGCTCTGGTTAGACCTATAACTCGAACAATAACTCGGGTTGAagcttgaaaacgcgtcaaacaatgaCAATTTTGGAACGAACTCGTCGAACCGGTTTACAACTGTACACGAAAAACTTACTGTTTTTATTCAATAACTCAAATCTTCAATATCTAAAACAAGGCAAAACCAACTTAAAACACGCTGAAACTTACCAAAACTCGACTTTCCTAAAGCTAATACAATTGCCCTATATTTCTTATTCGACAATtaggaaataaataaaataaCCAGCTGCAATTTTAAATTGCTTATTCCTAAATAATAATACttctaatactaataatattaattGAGATGACGACATTAATTACTTGACTCCGAGCTAAACTTGAGCTAGTCCGCGTCCTCATTTTCCGTGAGCTAGCACGTTCAACCTTATCTTCATTCTGTCATCGTCATTTTTGGATTATTTGGTGACGCGAAAAATCATGTTTGAAAAACGACCGCGAAGAAGACGGAATCCTACCAATATGTTCACTAGCCATCTGAATATTAAAGTCACAAGTACAATGGAGTACTACGGCAAAATTACTAGTAAATTGCAGATTTGCCTTTAAAAAACCTTTTTGTTTTCCGATCGAGGAAATAATTCGAAGTGACTCTTTAAGGTCCAAATAGTTTCGAGAGAGGCAAAGAGATCAAAAACATGATTATGGGCGATGGTggcttttttttttgtcaatcgaagtgcgcacttagtcgcattacaatagaggAGGAGTGGGGATTCGAACCTGAGATCTATCATCTATTGTCTACAATACCTCTGTCTTAACCATTAGATTATGGGCGATGGTGCATTTGTGCATAGGAGCAGCATGATTTACTAGGGAATGCTATAATGATAAAAGTAAAACACAGGGCCTTTTGTGTTTCTATGTTGTAGATAAAAGACGAGGTGAAACCAAAGAGACTCAACGAAGGTTTAGACGAACCCCGGGCACCGAGGACCAAAGCCATGCATTCCCATCAAGCATTGCATACAACAAGCTTAATATACCATAGCTCAACCACGCAAAATGAAGATCAAATGGACGTTCTAATACCTTTGGTTTTTGCACAAAGACGAAGGAAAAAATATGACATATTATTTGATGACCGATAATAAGTGAACCAAATTGAGTGAGACAGCCAACATAGAATAGGTTGATCGGAACAAAGGGAGTAACTCTTATTAGATGTATGGTTCTCAATTTGTGGTCACCATAACCTTGAAGCGAAACAAGTGATTGACTTCAGGCTTTCTTTTTTATTTGAACTTGGTATATAAGGTTCTATATAAAATTGCTGGTAAATATAATTGAGGTTTTTATTAGAACTCGTCTCTTGTTGAATTCATCCTACACTCTTATTGGACTGGTCTTATAGAAATAAAGGAGTTGCTAAAATGCAAGAAAAAATGTCTTCCACAAGATCTCCATTTATTATGGACAATTTCTAAGTGGCCTTGGACCGCAAGGAACTCAAAATATTATATAAGCTCAGATCAGAACCCTAAATCCTTCCTGCAAAACAAAATTGATTTATTTATCACACGAAAATGCCAAAGAGGCGACAAAACTACAAAGGAAAACAACGGCGACGACGATATGAGACGTTAATTGAATCAACAATTAATCCTCCATTGCCGTATCTCCCCGAAAATATCATCGAAGATATATTACGTAAATTACCTTGTAAGGCCATGGCACGATCCAAATCAGTTTGCAAGACATGGAATTCCATAATATCGTCTCGCCAATTCGTGgattattatcataaaaatattcCTCAAGTCGAAGGTAATCTTTTAATATTTTTCAAACACAAACATAATTATATAACCGGTGGTAAAACTAATTGTTACACCTTAAGTCCTAGTAATGGTAATACTATAGTCGATACTGACCCGTTGGAATATTATACTCGAAAACGTCGTGGAATTAATTATCTGACACTTTTGGGGTCTTGTAATGGGTTGGTGGCGATATTGTATAATAAGAAGTTGATATTGTGGAACCCTTTAACTAAAGAACAATCGTTTATTCGAGTCAGAAAACTTTGGGTACGTAACATTAGAAATGAGTCTCGTCTGGGCTTATTTGGGCTGTGTTACGATAGTAGTAAGGATGAGTACGTTATGGTCATTAGGTTCGAGTATTATGAGAGTCGCTCGTATTTTGACGATGAAGGTAACAGGTCCGTTAAGTTTTACTTGTACAATTTCAGGTACGGTCAGGAAAGAACAGATTATTTCCGAACTGAATTCCGATTATTGTATAGTAACTTATGCCAAGGCGGCATAGGAAAGGTTATTTGTGGCTTACTTCATTGGGTTATCCAATACTACGATATTATAGATCTGACGATTGTGAAAAAGGATATTTTTTACTTCGATTTGAATGAAAAGAAGTTTAAGAAAATAGCACGACCGGATGGGATTCACGATAAAACAATGCTCGGTTTAGCGACATTAGATGGAGAAAATCAACTTGGTTGTGTTCTACATGATATCGCTTGTGCAAATTTAGAGGTTTGGGTGAAGAAAGAATATGGAAATTCCGAGTCGTGGAGTAACATGCTCACGTTTCCGTACATGAATATGGTAGACGATTGTAGATCTATTAGTTATATGAATGCCCTTGGATTTATGCCGAGTGgggaattaattgttaatttggattgatggggcatattctgcaccgctgaccaagtcaacacattgagcaaggtcaaagatatccacagcaagtcaacgactcagacagactagccgatgcatcccatcggcctgtcacctgggtctcggcatgacagcctgccagccgggacacatacccgcgtactcatatccaagacccctcggcggcgag
Protein-coding sequences here:
- the LOC141620940 gene encoding F-box/kelch-repeat protein At3g23880-like — encoded protein: MPKRRQNYKGKQRRRRYETLIESTINPPLPYLPENIIEDILRKLPCKAMARSKSVCKTWNSIISSRQFVDYYHKNIPQVEGNLLIFFKHKHNYITGGKTNCYTLSPSNGNTIVDTDPLEYYTRKRRGINYLTLLGSCNGLVAILYNKKLILWNPLTKEQSFIRVRKLWVRNIRNESRLGLFGLCYDSSKDEYVMVIRFEYYESRSYFDDEGNRSVKFYLYNFRYGQERTDYFRTEFRLLYSNLCQGGIGKVICGLLHWVIQYYDIIDLTIVKKDIFYFDLNEKKFKKIARPDGIHDKTMLGLATLDGENQLGCVLHDIACANLEVWVKKEYGNSESWSNMLTFPYMNMVDDCRSISYMNALGFMPSGELIVNLD